A window of Solea solea chromosome 18, fSolSol10.1, whole genome shotgun sequence contains these coding sequences:
- the pank2 gene encoding pantothenate kinase 2, mitochondrial isoform X2, producing MAHNGHYRDDACVEDDDDKTPTKEQQQQEPPSNTEETPGYLGSEPHNEAATAAGRATSDRPTSNSTTRRRCDSVKKTRPPFPWFGMDIGGTLVKLVYFEPKDITAEEEQEEVANLKSIRRYLTSNTAYGETGIRDMHLELQDLTLCGRTGNLHFIRFPTHDLPAFLQMVRDKHFSSLHTTLCATGGGAYKFEADFRTMADLQLHKLDELDCLIRGVLYIDSVMSSGPSECYYFENPTDPDLCVQRPYTLENPYPLLLVNIGSGVSILAVYSENNYRRVTGTSLGGGTFLGLCCLLTGCATFEEALQMASQGESTRVDKLVRDIYGGDYESFGNMMSKEKRESVSKEDLARATLVTITNNIGSITRMCALNENIERVVFVGNFLRVNTLSMKLLAYAMDYWSKGQLKALFLRHEGYFGAVGALLELLHPS from the exons ATGGCGCACAATGGCCACTACCGCGACGATGCTTGTGtcgaagacgacgacgacaagaCGCCCAcgaaggagcagcagcagcaggagccacCGTCCAACACGGAGGAGACGCCGGGTTACCTCGGGAGTGAGCCCCACAATGAGGCAGCCACGGCCGCCGGAAGAGCCACATCCGACCGGCCGACGTCCAACTCGACGACGAGGCGTCGCTGCGACTCGGTGAAGAAAACAAGGCCGC CATTCCCCTGGTTCGGGATGGATATTGGAGGCACTCTGGTGAAGCTGGTCTACTTCGAGCCCAAAGACatcacagcagaggaggagcaggaggaggtggcCAATCTGAAGAGCATCCGCCGCTACCTGACCTCCAACACTGCCTACGGCGAAACGGGTATCAGGGACATGCACCTGGAGCTGCAGGACCTCACGCTGTGTGGCAGGACGGGCAACCTGCACTTCATCCGCTTCCCCACGCACGACCTGCCGGCCTTTCTGCAGATGGTCCGCGACAAGCACTTCTCCAGCCTGCACACCACCCTGTGTGCCACGGGAGGGGGCGCGTACAAGTTTGAGGCTGATTTCCGCACG ATGGCGGACCTGCAGCTCCACAAGCTGGACGAGCTGGACTGTTTAATTCGGGGCGTGTTGTACATCGACTCGGTGATGTCCAGCGGCCCCTCTGAGTGCTACTACTTTGAAAACCCCACAGACCCAGATCTCTGCGTCCAGAGGCCGTACACACTGGAGAACCCCTATCCTCTGCTGCTGGTCAACATAGGGTCAGGGGTCAGCATCCTGGCCGTCTACTCCGAGAACAACTACAGACGTGTCACTGGGACCAG cCTCGGTGGTGGGACGTTCCTGGGCTTGTGCTGCCTGCTGACCGGCTGCGCTACTTTCGAGGAAGCCTTGCAAATGGCCTCTCAGGGCGAGAGCACCCGTGTGGACAAGCTGGTTCGGGACATCTACGGAGGAGACTATGAGAG TTTCGGCAACATGATGTCCAAAGAGAAGCGGGAGTCGGTGTCTAAAGAGGACCTGGCCAGAGCGACGCTCGTCACCATCACCAACAACATCGGCTCCATCACCAGGATGTGTGCTCTCAATGAG AACATTGAGAGAGTGGTGTTTGTTGGGAACTTCTTAAGAGTGAACACCCTCTCAATGAAACTGTTGGCCTACGCCATGGACTACTGGTCCAAAGGCCAGCTCAAAGCCCTCTTCCTACGCCACGAG gGTTACTTCGGAGCGGTCGGGGCATTGCTGGAGCTTCTGCATCCGTCCTAA
- the pank2 gene encoding pantothenate kinase 2, mitochondrial isoform X1, whose protein sequence is MAHNGHYRDDACVEDDDDKTPTKEQQQQEPPSNTEETPGYLGSEPHNEAATAAGRATSDRPTSNSTTRRRCDSVKKTRPPFPWFGMDIGGTLVKLVYFEPKDITAEEEQEEVANLKSIRRYLTSNTAYGETGIRDMHLELQDLTLCGRTGNLHFIRFPTHDLPAFLQMVRDKHFSSLHTTLCATGGGAYKFEADFRTMADLQLHKLDELDCLIRGVLYIDSVMSSGPSECYYFENPTDPDLCVQRPYTLENPYPLLLVNIGSGVSILAVYSENNYRRVTGTSLGGGTFLGLCCLLTGCATFEEALQMASQGESTRVDKLVRDIYGGDYERFGLPGWAVASSFGNMMSKEKRESVSKEDLARATLVTITNNIGSITRMCALNENIERVVFVGNFLRVNTLSMKLLAYAMDYWSKGQLKALFLRHEGYFGAVGALLELLHPS, encoded by the exons ATGGCGCACAATGGCCACTACCGCGACGATGCTTGTGtcgaagacgacgacgacaagaCGCCCAcgaaggagcagcagcagcaggagccacCGTCCAACACGGAGGAGACGCCGGGTTACCTCGGGAGTGAGCCCCACAATGAGGCAGCCACGGCCGCCGGAAGAGCCACATCCGACCGGCCGACGTCCAACTCGACGACGAGGCGTCGCTGCGACTCGGTGAAGAAAACAAGGCCGC CATTCCCCTGGTTCGGGATGGATATTGGAGGCACTCTGGTGAAGCTGGTCTACTTCGAGCCCAAAGACatcacagcagaggaggagcaggaggaggtggcCAATCTGAAGAGCATCCGCCGCTACCTGACCTCCAACACTGCCTACGGCGAAACGGGTATCAGGGACATGCACCTGGAGCTGCAGGACCTCACGCTGTGTGGCAGGACGGGCAACCTGCACTTCATCCGCTTCCCCACGCACGACCTGCCGGCCTTTCTGCAGATGGTCCGCGACAAGCACTTCTCCAGCCTGCACACCACCCTGTGTGCCACGGGAGGGGGCGCGTACAAGTTTGAGGCTGATTTCCGCACG ATGGCGGACCTGCAGCTCCACAAGCTGGACGAGCTGGACTGTTTAATTCGGGGCGTGTTGTACATCGACTCGGTGATGTCCAGCGGCCCCTCTGAGTGCTACTACTTTGAAAACCCCACAGACCCAGATCTCTGCGTCCAGAGGCCGTACACACTGGAGAACCCCTATCCTCTGCTGCTGGTCAACATAGGGTCAGGGGTCAGCATCCTGGCCGTCTACTCCGAGAACAACTACAGACGTGTCACTGGGACCAG cCTCGGTGGTGGGACGTTCCTGGGCTTGTGCTGCCTGCTGACCGGCTGCGCTACTTTCGAGGAAGCCTTGCAAATGGCCTCTCAGGGCGAGAGCACCCGTGTGGACAAGCTGGTTCGGGACATCTACGGAGGAGACTATGAGAGGTTTGGACTGCCAGGCTGGGCTGTAGCCTCAAG TTTCGGCAACATGATGTCCAAAGAGAAGCGGGAGTCGGTGTCTAAAGAGGACCTGGCCAGAGCGACGCTCGTCACCATCACCAACAACATCGGCTCCATCACCAGGATGTGTGCTCTCAATGAG AACATTGAGAGAGTGGTGTTTGTTGGGAACTTCTTAAGAGTGAACACCCTCTCAATGAAACTGTTGGCCTACGCCATGGACTACTGGTCCAAAGGCCAGCTCAAAGCCCTCTTCCTACGCCACGAG gGTTACTTCGGAGCGGTCGGGGCATTGCTGGAGCTTCTGCATCCGTCCTAA
- the mavs gene encoding mitochondrial antiviral-signaling protein, with protein MALASDKLYNGYLRRKMPAIVSKVKVKEVMVYLPCLTAHDRENIEAKRETYGNFDAMVLLLDCLKKRENWPEQFIEALESCEHPTIAADIQAEYDTLRGVDNPSPSSPSTTVTRAHVHPAPPAGHLSGPESAGAAVAPPAKASAPPEPAAQTSPPLEVPMLPQSPSEQQQPNIPEAVSPPGPVPEPSQPSETEVAAVPLTPPPSPETPLTPADSAQKGEEVIAHQEPEENSESYFMDVPVEVNLMPEVTPPGVGLVETYSPLHPDPLKTAATTEIRQPESPPQVNSDVTDGSSFPTLTQEKPPVQDTMPPVDKVSTAEPEETSEPPTIQDIENSTETETAAPASPQLHDGGIDASIADDNSLCLSKPNVLISITPPPSHNGPTLPAYNPPVEPYSGDSARVELSDPAPESVCSSSVPACSTDTSNTKDTDSGLPCQENNIALNQQEPADNHLESTCQSLETMDVQEHVVHLSENVSILDGDSPNSAQVINSIISSEADRTITPSSFTTITAGTESSLNVHPSPEPSPEPSPEPAPPVNKPEPPTLPPAEKERPACRSNIKYTVAAAGMASLALVMAWKFKKGTFLKG; from the exons ATGGCGTTGGCCAGTGACAAACTGTACAATGGATACCTGCGGCGGAAAATGCCAGCCATTGTATCCAAGGTGAAAGTGAAGGAAGTAATGGTCTACCTGCCTTGCCTCACCGCTCACGACAGG GAGAATATAGAGGCAAAAAGAGAGACATATGGGAACTTTGACGCCATGGTGCTTCTCCTGGACTgtctgaagaagagggagaattGGCCCGAGCAGTTTATTGAAGCTCTGGAGTCGTGTGAACACCCAACTATTGCAGCTGACATCCAAGCAGAATATGACACTCTGAGAGGGGTTGACA ATCCCAGCCCCAGCTCCCCTTCCACCACTGTCACAAGAGCACACGTCCATCCAGCACCACCGGCCGGTCATCTGTCCGGTCCAGAGAGCGCTGGTGCTGCTGTTGCTCCACCAGCTAAAGCATCAGCTCCTCCAGAGCCAGCTGCGCAGACCTCACCTCCTCTGGAAGTCCCCATGCTTCCACAGAGCccatcagagcagcagcagcccaacATACCCGAGGCAGTTTCTCCACCCGGGCCTGTCCCTGAGCCTTCACAGCCAAGTGAAACTGAAGTGGCAGCCGTTCCATTAACACCTCCTCCGTCCCCAGAGACCCCACTCACTCCAGCTGACAGTGCACAGAAAGGGGAGGAGGTCATTGCTCACCAGGAGCCAGAGGAAAACTCTGAGTCATACTTCATGGATGTCCCTGTGGAGGTAAACCTGATGCCAGAGGTGACGCCTCCTGGTGTTGGACTGGTTGAAACATACTCTCCATTGCACCCTGATCCTCTTAAAACAGCAGCGACCACAGAGATCAGACAGCCTGAGAGTCCACCTCAGGTAAACTCAGACGTAACTGATGGATCCTCTTTCCCCACACTGACCCAAGAGAAGCCTCCGGTACAGGACACCATGCCTCCTGTGGACAAAGTATCCACTGCGGAGCCTGAAGAGACATCTGAGCCTCCTACTATACAG GACATTGAAAACAGCACGGAGACAGAAACGGCAGCCCCAGCTTCTCCTCAGCTTCATGACGGTGGGATAGACGCCTCCATCGCTGATGACAACTCTTTGTGTCTGAGCAAGCCTAATGTTCTGATCAGCATCACACCACCACCCAGTCACAACGGTCCCACTCTGCCTGCATACAACCCACCAGTGGAGCCCTACTCGGGTGACAGTGCGCGTGTGGAACTAAGCGATCCTGCACCAGAGTCGGTTTGCTCCTCCTCTGTTCCTGCATGCTCTACTGACACCTCCAACACCAAGGACACAGACTCTGGACTGCCATGCCAGGAGAACAACATTGCGCTAAACCAACAGGAACCAGCAGACAACCACCTGGAGTCTACCTGTCAGAGTTTGGAAACGATGGACGTGCAGGAGCATGTGGTGCACTTATCCGAGAATGTGTCCATCCTGGATGGAGACAGTCCAAATTCAGCACAAGTCATCAACTCAATCATCAGCAGTGAAGCAGACAGAACAATCACTCCTTCCTCCTTCACCACCATCACTGCTGGTACTGAGTCAAGTTTAAATGTTCACCCTTCCCCTGAGCCTTCCCCTGAGCCTTCACCTGAGCCTGCACCGCCTGTGAATAAACCGGAGCCACCAACACTGCCacctgcagagaaagagagacccGCCTGCCGATCAAATATAAAGTACACTGTGGCGGCTGCAGGAATGGCCTCCTTGGCTCTGGTGATGGCGTGGAAGTTTAAGAAGGGGACTTTTTTAAAAGGAtga
- the LOC131445323 gene encoding uncharacterized protein LOC131445323 — protein sequence MALASDKLYNGYLRGKMPDIVSKVKVKEVMVYLPCLTAHDRENIDAKFETRGNTEAMMLLLDCLKRRENWPEQFIKALEACEHPTIAAEIKAKYDTLRGVNNPSPSSPSTTVTRAPALPAPPAGHLSSPESAGAAVAPPAKASAPPEPAPQTSPPLEVPSGQQPNIPKAVSPPKPVPEPSQPSETEVAAVPSTPPPAPETPLTTADSAQKGEEVIAHQEPEENSESYFMDVPLEVNLMPEVTPPGVGLVETYSPLHPDPLKTAATTEIRQPESPPQVNSDVTDGSSFPILTPEKPPVQDTMPPVDKVPAAVLEPEETSEPPTIQDIENRRETETAAPACPQPDDDGMDASIADDNSLCLSKPNVLISVPPPPSHNGPTLPAYNPPVEPYSGDSARLELSDPASESLGSSSIPACSTDTSITKDTDSGLPCQENSVALNHQEPVENHLESICQSLEMMDVQEHVVHLSEDVSILDGDSPNSVINSEADRTITPSPISSFTTSATGTESRLNAHPSPEPAPPVNKPEPQTLPPAGKERHACRSNIKYTVAAAGVAAFALVMVWKFRKGILLRR from the exons ATGGCGTTGGCCAGTGACAAACTGTACAATGGATACCTGCGGGGGAAAATGCCAGACATTGTATCCAAGGTGAAAGTGAAGGAAGTAATGGTCTACCTGCCTTGCCTCACCGCTCACGACAGG GAAAATATAGATGCAAAATTTGAGACACGTGGGAACACTGAGGCCATGATGCTTCTCCTGGACTGTCTGAAGAGAAGGGAGAATTGGCCCGAGCAGTTTATTAAAGCTCTGGAGGCGTGTGAACACCCAACTATTGCAGCTGAGATTAAAGCAAAATATGACACTCTGAGAGGAGTTAACA ATCCCAGCCCCAGCTCCCCTTCCACCACTGTCACAAGAGCACCCGCCCTTCCAGCACCACCGGCCGGTCATCTGTCCAGTCCAGAGAGCGCTGGTGCTGCTGTTGCTCCACCAGCTAAAGCATCAGCTCCTCCGGAGCCAGCTCCTCAGACCTCACCTCCTCTGGAAGTCCCATCAGGGCAGCAGCCCAACATACCCAAGGCTGTTTCTCCACCCAAGCCTGTCCCTGAGCCTTCACAGCCAAGTGAAACTGAAGTGGCAGCCGTTCCATCAACACCTCCTCCGGCCCCAGAGACCCCACTCACTACAGCTGACAGTGCACAGAAAGGGGAGGAGGTCATTGCTCACCAGGAGCCAGAGGAAAACTCTGAGTCATACTTCATGGATGTCCCTTTGGAGGTAAACCTGATGCCAGAGGTGACGCCTCCTGGTGTTGGACTGGTTGAAACATACTCTCCATTGCACCCTGATCCTCTTAAAACAGCAGCGACCACAGAGATCAGACAGCCTGAGAGTCCACCTCAGGTAAACTCAGACGTAACTGATGGATCCTCTTTCCCCATACTGACCCCAGAGAAGCCTCCGGTACAGGACACCATGCCTCCTGTGGACAAAGTACCCGCTGCAGTCCTGGAGCCTGAAGAGACATCTGAGCCTCCTACTATACAG GACATTGAAAACCGCAGGGAGACAGAAACGGCAGCCCCAGCTTGTCCTCAGCCTGATGATGACGGAATGGACGCCTCCATCGCTGATGACAACTCTTTGTGTCTGAGCAAGCCTAATGTTCTGATCAGCGTCCCACCACCACCCAGTCACAACGGTCCCACTCTCCCTGCATACAACCCACCAGTGGAGCCCTACTCGGGTGACAGTGCGCGCCTGGAACTAAGCGATCCTGCATCAGAGTCACTTGGCTCCTCCTCTATTCCTGCATGCTCTACTGACACCTCCATCACCAAGGACACAGACTCTGGACTGCCATGCCAGGAGAACAGCGTTGCGCTAAACCACCAGGAACCAGTGGAGAACCACCTGGAGTCTATCTGTCAGAGTTTGGAAATGATGGATGTGCAGGAGCATGTGGTGCACTTATCTGAGGATGTGTCCATCCTGGATGGAGACAGTCCAAATTCAGTCATCAACAGTGAAGCAGACAGAACAATCACTCCTTCCCCAATTTCCTCCTTTACCACCAGCGCTACTGGTACTGAGTCAAGATTAAACGCCCACCCTTCACCTGAGCCTGCACCGCCTGTGAATAAACCGGAGCCCCAAACACTGCCACCTGCAGGGAAAGAGAGGCACGCCTGCCGATCAAATATAAAGTACACTGTGGCGGCTGCAGGAGTGGCCGCCTTCGCTCTGGTGATGGTGTGGAAGTTTAGGAAGGGGATTCTtttaagaagatga